TAGTATTTGGTTATTTTTTCCAGCCAAACAAATTTGTTCATTGCCAAGGCTTATGTTTAATTGGACATTTTTCCATGTAGTTCAAAGCTGCTTCATAATGTCCATTGGCTTTTCAACTAGGGGATTTTCAGGTGCTTTACACCACTAATGCTCACCTAGGGACGGTTTTACATCCAACACCTCACTGCCAGGCCCCACCAGGAGACATGTGAGAAATTACCTGAATCAAAATGTCAGTGGTGCCCAGGcaaggtggcacatacctataatcccagcagctcaggaggataaGGAAAGAGGGCCACAAGTCTCAGCAGCTGCCTGCGCTGATGAGAGGAGCTGGGTTCAAAAGAGCTGGCTGCAACATTAAACTAAGAAAACAGCAAAGAAACCATGCAACACATGAATGTGAGTTTCTAAGAAGGAGGGCTCTGTAATCTTCAGGATCAGCTCCCTGCTGGACAGCGCTggaaagagagcaagagagacagCACGCCCTGAACCTCTTAGGGAAAAAACATTCAATAGAGTATTCCACCCAAATAACACAAGAGATAGCAGGgtttcaaaagatggagtcttgctttgtgatgtCTTGGGTCAGTAgactgattgacatcttggcaagtcacatCCATCTCAGGTACTGTGGGAGAGAAAAGGCACATTTACTGTGCACAGCCCAATCAGTGCAATGCCAGACCAGTCCCCTCATATTGCTCAAATGCccatagctcacacacacagctcAAGGATGGCAAGATacacacaagttcaaagctagcatcAGCAAAAggggatgctaagcaactcagtgagaccctgtgtctaaataaagtacaaaacagtgctggggatgtggctcagtgtcgagtgcccttgagttcaatcccgggtaaaactgcaccccccaccccctgccaaaAAATATAAATAGTGTTAAGGTAGAAAACATTAGTTTACATTGTGCTATGTCTAAGAATTCTGTTTATGTGACACTTAAACATTCCTTTTCCAATTCagttctttgtggtttgttttagcTTGTTTCATTACAAAGCAAATGAACAAAAGCTTCACAGTTGCATCAATTCACCACTTTCTTCCTGAATCCATTTGGTCAATACAAGTtcaagatctttatttttttcattttttctttatacaATGTTTTTCAATATTTCATCAGTTCTTTGTCCTCCTGATCTCTGTTAACTTTCAGTAACTCTCTTTTATAAGGCTTAAATACTGATGACTGCTAcaaatatttttcagtaaaattcatcAAAATTAACCAGTTAACCCATATTCTGTACTATAAATGATAACAGATTATTGCATTCATTTGTCTTACTTTTAACtacagttttaaaatgttttctgagttaattaaatataaaaaatccccccaaattatatatacatttgtatgtatatatatacatacatacatacatacatacatactacaTTTGTACAATACATGTGTGTTTCTATGTATTGAAACTACAGAAGTACATGTGACTGATTGACTCTTAAAGCTCTGAGACACATCTTTACCTTTACTTCATCAGGTCAGATTTGACAAGTGAATTTtgcatcacatttttaaaaaaaatcttgttttctGAGATCCCTGCATTTGGAAATTCAGAAAAGAGATTGTGGATCTGTATTAGAGTCTGATTTTAGTCTCCTTAAGCCTCTTCAGAGATTTGCCTTTGCTCAGCATAAATCCCAAATCCTGACATCCACTATAGGCTCTTAAGTGTGCAGTTCCCCATGATTTCTCCAGTCTGTCTTCTACCTTCCTGGTCTCCCTCTATGTGCTTCGGTGCCTTGTGTCTTCCAGTTTCCTGAAGCTCATCTGTTCTTTCAAGCTTTCTCACATGATTATTACCTTTACCTGACAGGTACTTTCCCTTTTCCCCAGAACATACACATATGCCACATTCTTCATCTGGTTCAAatcacatctatttttttttacttgaaaagAATTTCTTTTCCAGAACCCTATTGTCATCTAGATCTTTTTGCTAATCTCTGATAAAAGAAATTTATACTTTTCTTCTGACATTTCTAATATCTGAATAGCTGCTGCTGAATTAAGCTCCAGGGGTGGAGGGGCTTGGTCTGTTTTTCTGTCTTTGGAGTCTGGGTTTATAAAATGTCAGAGATGGTATTTCATAAACAGAGGGTAAAAAGCTATGGGCATGAGAGATGGGAACAGAGTGTCTTTAGGTGGATGCCCAGCACTAAGGAGAGGCATTATAGATGGCATGGAATTAGAGGTATGACCCCACCACTTCTGGTTCTCTgtctcagatggaagatgaacccCTGGGTGCTGATACTTGGGGGTTGGGGACAGGTGCGAGTCAATTAGGGGTGTCCTGGTGCCCTCAACCATCTTCCTCCCCACCCAGCCACATTGCTTTTGCCTTTACTGTCAGTGTCCTCCCAGCAAGTCCACTTAAGACTGATTTTTCCTATCCTCACAGCACGATTCCTGCAGCAGATGAAAGCTGAGTGTCATTTTTTCAATGGGACAGAGCGGGTGTGGCATGTGACCAGATACATCTTTAACCAGGAGGAAGTCCTGCGCTTTGACAGTGATGTGGGGGAATTCCGGGCAGTTAGCGAGCTGGGGCAGCCCATAGCTGAGTACTTGAACGGCCAGAAGGACATCTTGGACAATTACCGCGCCGCTGTGGACAGGTGCAGGAACAACTACGCACTTGTTAGCCTATTGTCAAAGCGGAGAGGTGAGTAATGGGCTGGATCCACCAGACAGGTGGAGGAGGGGTGTGTGGGTCTGAGACCTCCGAAGCACCTCTGGTCTTTCTGAGGTTTCCATTAGGtcaaaacttcctatttttgactTGTTTGTTTATTAGCAaagacatttttacataattgaaATGATTATGAAATAGGTTTTCAGGTTATAATTTGGTTCCTTAACATATTGATGTTAACTATTTTTATGTAATGCTAATAGCACTTAAGTAGTGACAGTTTTCTTTGTACAATAGAGCAATTTACCTCTCATTCTCCTCTATTAGATTTTTTccatattgccaaatacttagttTAAAATGTGTAccttcatatttttaatttcaatttttttatttctaaattctTGGACATTTTTCACATTTATTGGCCAATTGTTATCTGCTCTGATAATTATCTAATATTTATTACCTCTGGGGTCCTATTGTTTTTCTCAGTGTTTGATGGGGTCTGTATGCAAGAAGATTATCAACACttcattgatatttgctttagcATTTGCTTCAATTTCTGGCTTTATATTTtgattctttttattgttttctatGCTAATAATTTAGACATTTTTATTTAATGATTTTTTATGCAACAATGTTATTATTAGCCAATTATTCTTAAGTCTATCATTTTGTAGTATTGAGAAATATTTCCACAAGATTTCTTCTTTTATAAAAATGCATGATTGAGATTGGTTATGTCAGGGATTATCTCAGGCACTTAACACATGTCAATGTCTAGGCCCCAAGCATCAGCTAGAAAGAGAGATTATAAATAATCTAATCCCATGCCATCTATACTGCCTCTCCTTGGTGCTGGGCATCTACCCAAAAGACACTCTGTTCccacatataataaaataataacaattctAATAGTAGGTGTGCTTGATTTGCAAAAGAGAGAAGTTCATCCTCAGAGTGTCAATAtatcaattttaaaagaaatgactTTCCCTGATGTTTTCCCTCTCCTTGGGACTCAAGAGAATCACTTTTGTCTGTTCCTGCTTCTCAGGGTGGAGCCCTCTCTGAGGCATTTTAAGATGTGAGTCCATCAAGGTAGCATGGATAGGCTCCATCCAAATACCTTTGTCATATTTTTTCAAAGTAAACAAGGATAATAAACACCTAACATATTGAaggtattttacatattttagatACATTAATGCTTAAAGTGTCAATATCCTCTTTTAAGGGGAGAACTGAGGCACAAGGaaatgtaccaaaaaaaaaaaatcaaccagtaAGAGGCAAAATCCAACCCAGGTGTGGTGGtatacgcttgtaatcccagaagctcgggaggctgaggcaggaggattgtgagctcaaagccagccttagcagttTAGTAAAGACCTgagctacttagtgagaccctgtctctaaataaaatataaaaggataaaagggggtgggggtctggggatgtggctcagtggttaagtgtccctgggttccatccctgatacaaaaaaaaaaaaagacaaaatctggATTTAAACCCAAGCAGTTCAGAAATCACACTTTTAATTAATTCCCTATATATCTGGTAAACATTTAATtcaataatgaatattttttcaagctaTGACAAAACTATGCATATTTTCCCCAAATCTCTCAAACTAATGGGCTCTTGCTATAAGGATTAAATTCAAGGCACATGACACTGTTAGGCCCATGGCCAGCTCTGATTAGACCTGTCATACTTGAGCCTGGAGTTGAAGGGAGACAGAAAGGCAGCCAACCAAGGAGAATGACTCTGCCTTCCTGACATATTCTCTCCACATTTTCTCCCTCAGTTAAGCCGAAGGTGACTGTGTATCCCACAAAGACACTGCCCTTACAGCACCACAATCTCCTGGTCTGCGCAGTGAGTGGCTTCTATCCAGGCCACATTGAAGTCAGGTGGTTCCGGaatggccaggaggagcaggctgGGGTCGTGTCCACAGGCCTGATCCAGAATGGAGACTGGACCTTCCAGATGCTGGTGATGCTGGAAACAGTCCCTCAGAGTGGAGAGGTCTACACCTGCCAGGTGGAGCACCCAAGCCTGATGAACCCTGTCACAGTGGAATGGAGTGAGTGAGAAACTTCCTGAACTTATAAATCCTCACCCACCAGGAATGAGACTTGGCTAACCTCTGAGTATAAGGTTTCTCTTCTCcctataccataatttcatttgcTGCATGTTCTCCTTTCCGGTAACATAGGTCATGGGGAGTAGTCCTGTGATAGTTTCTACAAACACATATATGCCCTAGGGAAACAATTATGCCCAGTAGTTCAAAGAGATGCTGTAAGTATTTGGAACCTTTCCACAATATCATAGGTCATTGTCACTATGTGGATTCAGCTTGACATGACCACAGCCATCTTGAATGGTACCACCATGATAGCCCCAGAGTAATCCTAGTTGGTTTTTCCTGCATAATTTTCTAGCAAACTATAAATAGACAAACCATTAGAGTGGTAGGTGCAGGTTTACAACCAGACACTGGAACCAGAAATATGCCCTTTCTCTTTGATATAAACTGAAGATAAACCAGGTGCATTCCAGCTTCAATGAAATTACTTTCACCCTGAGCATTATGGACACCCTCCTTCTGATACAAATCATAAGATCTACTTGACACTGCTTCTGCTAAGAGATTGTGCTCTGTGAAATTCTAGTCTGTCTCCTTTTCCTTCTATCTCTTGGCACCATGGGGCCAGTTATCTTACCTAGACCATGTTGTTCATTTATCATCTAGTTCAATGCTCGGACCCACGATATTGAAGGAAGCCACAAGGACTTAGATGTTCCCCAGTCGTAAGCATTTGAAAAAAAGCAAGGATTTGGTAGACCAGGTGCATGCTCTGTATTATCATGCCAATACAGTTAGATGTCACAGTATGGAAGATGGCATAAGTTGGGCCCTCTGGTCAACAAAGACAAAAGGTACCTCTAGGTTTTTGGTCACAGTTCTAGAAGGGAGCTGAAACTAGACACACTCCTGTAGAATAGAGTTTCTACAATGCTCTATTGTTGGGAGCTGCCACTAGGAACTGAGCGCCCCATGGGCCGCATGTGTGTGAACTATGAGCACTGAGTGCACGAAGTGGActgaacagatgttgcccctctgTTTGGGCAGGCGATGTATGTGTCCTTTTCTCTCGTTCTGTCTATGATCCCCACACAGCACGAGATGGGCATGgctttcctagatgtcagtcaatctgTTGACAGTAAGATATCACtaagctagactcagcccctgaaacctgacccctttgtccttttggggatagaatgttccatggaacctcCTCTTTTGTGTCccctatataagaataaagaattaaagtggctttctctctctttttccatgGACCTCAAAGATTGGAGAGCTGTCTCAGATTTTGAAAAGTTACTTTTGTGTGTTTGCATGCTTTCTTTGCCATTTTAAGTTATTGGAATAGTCAGATTTTTGAACCCAGTATAAATCGCTAACTAGGATACATGGCGATACCCTATTATAGTTGGAGTCACTGATCAAGACTTTACTGgttgggctgggactgtggctcagtaatagagcacttgtctagcatgtgtggaacattgggtttgatcctgagcaccacataaaaataaatagacaaaataaaggtattgtattcatctacaactaaaaaaatatttaaaattta
This region of Callospermophilus lateralis isolate mCalLat2 chromosome 6, mCalLat2.hap1, whole genome shotgun sequence genomic DNA includes:
- the LOC143400735 gene encoding HLA class II histocompatibility antigen, DRB1 beta chain-like, giving the protein MVCLLLPRCSCMAALTVILMLLSPPVGLSRDTRPRFLQQMKAECHFFNGTERVWHVTRYIFNQEEVLRFDSDVGEFRAVSELGQPIAEYLNGQKDILDNYRAAVDRCRNNYALVSLLSKRRVKPKVTVYPTKTLPLQHHNLLVCAVSGFYPGHIEVRWFRNGQEEQAGVVSTGLIQNGDWTFQMLVMLETVPQSGEVYTCQVEHPSLMNPVTVEWRPQSESALNKMLSGVGIFALGLLFLGVGMFIYYRN